One genomic window of Prochlorococcus marinus str. NATL2A includes the following:
- the groES gene encoding co-chaperone GroES: protein MAAVSLSVSTVKPLGDRVFVKVSESEEKTAGGILLPDTAKEKPQVGEVAQVGPGKRNEDGSRQSPEVSVGDKVLYSKYAGTDIKLGSDEYVLLSEKDILAVVN from the coding sequence ATGGCAGCTGTATCTCTCAGCGTCTCCACTGTCAAGCCACTTGGAGATCGTGTATTTGTAAAAGTTTCTGAATCAGAAGAGAAGACTGCGGGGGGTATTTTGCTTCCTGACACTGCTAAAGAGAAACCTCAAGTCGGTGAAGTTGCTCAGGTTGGTCCAGGAAAACGAAACGAGGATGGTTCTCGTCAATCTCCTGAAGTAAGTGTTGGAGACAAGGTTCTCTACAGTAAGTACGCAGGTACTGATATCAAACTTGGCAGCGATGAATATGTACTTCTCTCTGAGAAAGACATTCTTGCTGTCGTCAACTAA